The DNA segment AGGAATACTAACCATTGTTGCTTTATTTGTAGTTGGATTTACAGTCATGACCATCATTGTGTCTGAACGTCCTTGCTCAGTTCTTCCTAAATCTCCTGTATCCACACCCAACATTAAAATAGAGAACGGTTCTTTTTTGCTTATATCAACAGTACTTCCACGAACCTCTTCTGTTTCAACATCTTTATAAATTTTTTCAGTTGTTCCAGCTACATCACTATAAATTTTCCAAACAAACACGCCTAATGCAATAAAAACTACTAATACAATAATCAGAAAAATTTTCAAACCTTTTCTCTTTTTCTTTGGTTTGTTACTTGAATTACCTCTCATTTCAGATCTTGATTGTGACATTTCTTCACCCTTTTCTTGACAGTCTTTATAAACAGTCACATTAATTATATGTACTTTTCTTTTTTATTGTACCAGTAGAATAATATTTTGCAATTATAATTTTAATAATATTAAAAAAAGGATAACTCCGAACTTAATTCGAAATTATCCTTTCTTAATTTTAATTTTTTATTAGTTAAGGCTTTTTTTATCTACCCAGCCTAAAGTAACACCATCTAATGAAATTAAAACATATTTACCATTTCCAGTTTCTTTCATAACGTCCACTTTTTTCCCAATAAAATTATTGGTCTTTGCAACCGTTTGATAGCCTTTAGTTCCCCATGGCTTAGTATCAATTGAAAAAGCTGATTTTGCTACAACAGCACTATATGAAACATTTTTAGATGAGGGAATAGCAGCATCCACTGTATACAGCTGTATAGCTTTTCTATCTACCCAGCCTAATGATTGTCCATTTGTTTCGATTAATACATAAGATCCTTTTTGTTTTGTTACTTTAACAGGAGTCCCAACATAATCTGTAGTTTTCCCAACGGTTTGATATCCAGAAGTTCCCCATGGTTTAGTATCAATTGAAAAAGCTGATTTCGAAACAATTCCAGTAAATGAAACTGAATTTGCTCCTGTAATATCTGTTACAACATTATATGACTTCAAAGCATTTTTATCTACCCATCCTATTGCTTCTCCATTAACAGAAATCAGAACATAACTATTTTTTTTTCTGATGACATCAACTTCAGTACCTACATAATCAGTAGTTTTAGCGATCGTTTGGTATCCAACAGTACCCCATGGCATTGTATCAATGGAATATGAATTTTTATCAACAACTGCTTTATAATTAACTGGTTGAGATGATGCAATATCCGTCACAACTTCATAAATTTTTAATGCTTTTTTGTCTACCCAACCTAATAACTTTTCATCATGAGAGATTAGAACATACTGGTTATTATTTGTTTGTTTTACTACTTCAATTGTTCTGCCTAGATAATCAGAAGTTTGGTTAAGTGTATGGTATCCACTCATCCCCCATGGTTTAGTATCAATTGAATAGCCCGCTTCATTAATAATTGCTTCATATGAAGTAGTATGTGAAGCGGGAATATTTACTTCAACATCATAAGTTGATATAGCATTGCTATCCACCCAACCTAGCAATTTACCATTCAAGGAAATCAATGAATAAGTTCCATTCTTAGCTTCTTTAACGACTTCAATTTCTTGTCCAACATAATCCGTAGATTTAGCCAAAGTTTGATATCCAGAAGTTCCCCATGGTAGCGTATCGATTGAGTAACCTGATTTAGAAATTTTTGCTTTGTAACTAACCGGTACTGAAGATGATACATCTCCTATTTTCGTAGACATTTCTAAAGCTGTTTTATCTACCCAACCTAGTACATTTCCATTATAAGTTACCAATGCATATTTTCCATTTGAAGTTTCTTTTGTAACTTTTACTTCCGAACCTAAATAAGTATTTGTTTTGTCTAACGTCTGGTATCCAGCGGTACCCCAAGGTCTAGAATCTATTGTATAACCGCTTAAAGATATTAATGCATTATATGAAACATTTACCGTATCTTTCAAATCTGAATCAACAATATATGAGTCATATTGAGTTAAATTATACTGCTCAATGATGTTATTAACCTTAACATTATATTGCGTATCAGTAGCATAAGTTCCAGTAAGAAACTTTGTAGCATCTTTATAAGAGTTTGTATTTTTAACCCATGCTTTGGCATAAAAATTAGGAGATCCTGTTAACCCAGTTCTAAGCAAATCAGCATAATCCATCATTGATTCATAATAAGAAGGATAATCTCTAAAATTAGCAGTAATGTTTATAATACCGCCATTTACATCTTCCCAAGTTCCCATCGGAATTGTTTGACCATTATACGATCCTTTAATTCCAAATAAATTATAGTATGGTGGAGAAGCAAGTAAACTTTGACCAAATGCACTTTCATGTGCAGCTTGAGCAATCATTACAGATGCATACAATTGGTCTTTGCCATATGCGTTTGCAATCTCTACAGCATAAGGCGTTATAAAATCTATAAATTCTTGATTTGTTTTGAAAGGACGAGGTTGAGCTTGATTATTTCCTTTATTATCATTTAAGTATTTTTCATAAGCAGCTTTTGTTACATTAATTTTTTGCCCTACACTAATTACATTCGCATTTTTTATTTGAGGATTCCAATCTAGTAATTGTGCTAATGAAATGCCAAATGAACTTGCAATGGCTCCAGAAAAATCTCCAGACTTAACTGTATAAACACCATTTACGGCAGTACGTGTAGCTGTGGTCTTAGCCATAGTAAATGTTTGTATCGTATTAGTTTTAGGAATTTCTTTTTCAGTTACAGTTTCTTTTACTGCATTCGGTACTTTTGTTGGTTCTTCTATTACTGGCGCTGATTTTCCTTCTTCACTCGGTAATTCTGTTGGTTCTTCTACTATTGGCGTTGATTCTTCACCTTCACTTGGTACCTTTATTGGTTCTTCTACTACTGGCGTTGATTCTTCCTCTTCGCTTGGTACTTCTGTTGGTTCTTCTACTACTGGTGCTGATTCTTCCTCTTCGCTTGGTATTTCTGTTGGTTCTTCTACTACTGGTGCTGATTCTTCCTCTTCGCTTGGTATTTCTGTTGGTTCTTCTACTACTGGCGTTGATTCTTCGGCAGTGGGTTTTTCTGCTTCAGATACATCATCATTTACAGGTTGCTCAATTATCTCTAATTGTTGAATAAGATCTGCTAATGGAAACTCTACAGAATATGTATTATCTTGATTATCTTTTATAAAAGCTCTCACAGACGAAGCTTCTGCTAACTCTTTAATCTCTATTTCAAAGTTGCCGTCTTCATTTGAGATACCCATAAACTTTTCAGTATCATCAATGACAAGAATAACTTCACTATTTTCTAATGTATTACCTGATACTTTATATGTTTTTTCATCTATTTGAGTAATGGTTATTTGTTCAATCAAATCTTTAACTTCTACCTTATTTTCACCTTCCATGCTATAAGCAGTAATGTCTTCAATAACAATTGCATTATTGACTAATTCAATATTATTTATTATTTCAGGCTGTTTTGCTTCAGCTGCGTAGATAACTTCTTGATTTGTTCCTAATGA comes from the Carnobacterium sp. 17-4 genome and includes:
- a CDS encoding GW dipeptide domain-containing protein, with translation MKKNNRKKLFFTLSSGMLLSLGTNQEVIYAAEAKQPEIINNIELVNNAIVIEDITAYSMEGENKVEVKDLIEQITITQIDEKTYKVSGNTLENSEVILVIDDTEKFMGISNEDGNFEIEIKELAEASSVRAFIKDNQDNTYSVEFPLADLIQQLEIIEQPVNDDVSEAEKPTAEESTPVVEEPTEIPSEEEESAPVVEEPTEIPSEEEESAPVVEEPTEVPSEEEESTPVVEEPIKVPSEGEESTPIVEEPTELPSEEGKSAPVIEEPTKVPNAVKETVTEKEIPKTNTIQTFTMAKTTATRTAVNGVYTVKSGDFSGAIASSFGISLAQLLDWNPQIKNANVISVGQKINVTKAAYEKYLNDNKGNNQAQPRPFKTNQEFIDFITPYAVEIANAYGKDQLYASVMIAQAAHESAFGQSLLASPPYYNLFGIKGSYNGQTIPMGTWEDVNGGIINITANFRDYPSYYESMMDYADLLRTGLTGSPNFYAKAWVKNTNSYKDATKFLTGTYATDTQYNVKVNNIIEQYNLTQYDSYIVDSDLKDTVNVSYNALISLSGYTIDSRPWGTAGYQTLDKTNTYLGSEVKVTKETSNGKYALVTYNGNVLGWVDKTALEMSTKIGDVSSSVPVSYKAKISKSGYSIDTLPWGTSGYQTLAKSTDYVGQEIEVVKEAKNGTYSLISLNGKLLGWVDSNAISTYDVEVNIPASHTTSYEAIINEAGYSIDTKPWGMSGYHTLNQTSDYLGRTIEVVKQTNNNQYVLISHDEKLLGWVDKKALKIYEVVTDIASSQPVNYKAVVDKNSYSIDTMPWGTVGYQTIAKTTDYVGTEVDVIRKKNSYVLISVNGEAIGWVDKNALKSYNVVTDITGANSVSFTGIVSKSAFSIDTKPWGTSGYQTVGKTTDYVGTPVKVTKQKGSYVLIETNGQSLGWVDRKAIQLYTVDAAIPSSKNVSYSAVVAKSAFSIDTKPWGTKGYQTVAKTNNFIGKKVDVMKETGNGKYVLISLDGVTLGWVDKKSLN